ACTTCGCCGGTCAACTCGACGCCATCTTGGCGCACGTCAGCCAGATCCAGGCGGTCGACGTCACCGGCGTGCAAGCCACCGACAATCCGCTCAAGGACGTCAACGTCACGCGCCCCGACGAGATCGCGCCGTGCCTGACGCAGGAGCAGGCGCTGGCCGCGGCGCCGGAGGCCGTCGACGGCCGCTTCGCCGTCCCGCAGATCCTGGGGGACACCGAGTGAGCGACATCATCCGATCCGACGCCGCCGCGCTGGGCGCCATGATCGCCGCCAAGGAGCTGTCGTCAACCCAACTCACCCAGGCCTGCCTGGACCAGATCGCGGCAACCGACGACCGCTACCACGCCTTCCTGCATGTCGCCGCCGACCAGGCGTTGAGCGCCGCGGCTGCCGTCGACCAGGCACTGGCCGCCGGCGAACAGCTGCCGTCGCCGCTGGCCGGCGTGCCGCTGGCGCTTAAGGACGTGTTCACCACCATCGACATGCCCACCACCTGCGGCTCCAAGATCCTGCAGGGCTGGAGGTCGCCCTACGACGCCACCGTCACCGCGCGGTTGCGCGAGGCCGGCATCCCGATCCTGGGCAAGACCAACATGGACGAGTTCGCGATGGGCAGCTCGACCGAGAATTCCGCCTACGGCCCCACCCGTAACCCGTGGAATGTCGAGCGGGTACCCGGGGGCTCCGGCGGGGGCAGCGCCGCGGCGCTGGCCGCATTCCAGGCGCCGCTGGCCATCGGGTCCGACACCGGGGGCTCGATCCGGCAGCCGGCCGCGCTCACGGCGACCGTCGGCGTCAAACCGACCTACGGCACGGTGTCGCGCTACGGGCTGGTGGCCTGCGCGTCGTCGCTGGATCAGGGCGGGCCGTGTGCGCGCACGGTGCTGGACACCGCGCTGCTGCATCAGGTGATCGCCGGGCACGATCCCCGCGACTCCACCTCCGTCGACGCCGCGGTGCCCGACGTCGTGGCCGCCGCCAGGGCCGGCGCGTCCGGTGACCTGCGCGGGGTGCGCATCGGGGTGGTTAAGCAGCTACGCGGTGAGGGCTATCAGCCTGGTGTGCTGGCGTCGTTTCAGGCGGCGGTCGAGCAGCTGACCTCTCTGGGCGCTGAGGTCAGCGAGGTCGACTGCCCGCATTTCGACCACGCGCTGGCCGCCTACTACCTCATCCTGCCGTCGGAGGTGTCGAGCAACCTGGCCCGCTTCGACGCGATGCGCTACGGGCTGCGGGTCGGAGACGACGGCACGCACAGCGCCGAAGAGGTGATGGCCATGACCCGGGCGGCCGGCTTCGGCCCGGAAGTCAAGCGCCGCATCATGATTGGCACTTATGCGTTGTCGGCGGGCTATTACGACGCCTACTACAACCAGGCCCAGAAGGTGCGCACGCTGATCGCCCGCGATCTCGACGAGGCCTATCGATCGGTCGACGTGCTGGTCTCGCCCGCGACTCCCACCACCGCGTTTCCGTTGGGGGAGAAGGTCGACGACCCGCTGGCGATGTACCTGTTCGACTTGTGCACATTGCCGCTGAATTTGGCGGGACAGTGCGGCATGTCGGTGCCGTCGGGGCTGTCCCCGGACGACGGGCTGCCGGTCGGGTTACAGATCATGGCGCCGGCCTTGGCCGACGACCGGCTCTACCGGGTGGGAGCCGCCTACGAGGCAGCCCGCGGCCCGCTGCCGAGCGCCATCTAAGGCCGCCATCTCAGGGCGCCCTCTCAGGGCGAGCAGACGCGGAATCGCACTGCGCCGACCTTGGGCGTGCGATCCCGCGTCTGCTCGCGGCCCGAGCCGGCCGCGGTGCAAGATGATGGCATGCGGATTGGACTTCTCACCGGAGGCGGCGACTGCCCCGGCCTCAACGCCGTCATCCGGGCCGTGGTGCGCACCTGCGATGCCCGGTACGGCTCGTCGGTGGTCGGGTTCCAGGACGGGTGGCGCGGATTGCTGGAAAACCGGCGCATGCAGCTGCGCAACGACGACCGCAACGACCGGCTGCTGGCCAAAGGCGGAACGATGCTGGGCACCGCGCGCGTGCATCCGGACAAGCTGCGCGCCGGCCTGAACCAGATCATGCAGACCCTGGACGACAACGGCATCGACGTGCTGATCCCGATCGGTGGGGAAGGCACGTTGACCGCGGCGCACTGGCTGTCGGAGGAGAACGTTCCGGTGGTGGGTGTGCCGAAGACCATCGACAACGACATCGACTGCACCGACGTGACTTTCGGGCACGACACGGCGTTGACGGTGGCGACCGAAGCCATCGATCGGCTGCATAGCACCGCCGAATCCCATCAGCGGGTGATGCTGGTGGAGGTGATGGGCCGCCACGCCGGCTGGATCGCGCTGAACTCCGGTCTGGCCTCCGGTGCTCACATGACGCTGATCCCCGAGCAGCCCTTCGACGTCGAGGAGGTGTGCCGGCTCGTCAAACAGCGCTTCCAGCGCGGAGACTCGCACTTCATCTGCGTGGTCGCCGAGGGCGCCAAACCCGTCGCCGGCTCCATTCAGTTACGCGAAGGCGGGATTGACGAGTTCGGCCATGAGCGTTTCACCGGGGTGGCCGCGCAGTTGGGCGCCGAGGTGGAGAAGCGGATCAACAAGGATGTCCGGGTAACGGTGCTCGGCCATGTCCAGCGAGGTGGGACCCCCACGGCCTACGACCGGGTGTTGGCCACCCGCTTCGGCGTCAACGCCGCCGACGCCGCACACGCGGGCGAGTACGGCCAGATGGTGTCGCTGCGCGGACAAGATATCGGCCGTGTCGCCCTGGCGGACGCGGTTCGCCAACTCAAGCTGGTGCCGCAGAGCCGCTACGACGACGCCGCCGCTTTCTTCGGCTGACGTCGGCGTTTCGCACCGATCGCTCGAAATTCGTCGAACATCCGGTAGCGCGGGCTGAACGGCGGGCTAATTCTTGCTTGCCTGTTGTGTGCATTTCCGGAATCCGTCCTATTTGCGGTTTTCGGGCAATTCAGCCCGGCTATACCGTGGGGTATGAGCAACCGCGATCCTGGTCGCGGAGACCTGCCTCAGGCCGCCGCACCGGCGGCGCGCTCGGTGCCGCCGGTGCGGCCTACGGCCCCGCCCTGTCGGCGTCCTCCGGCCGAGTGGGCGTCCACCACGGTCCCGCGGGTCAACCGCCGCCATACTCCTGTCTACCGTTCGTCGCCCGCAGCGCCCTGGTCGACCGCTCGGACCCCCGCAGCGACACCGATCGCGCCGCCGCCTCCTCGTGAGCGGGCCCCGGGTGGGATGGCACTCGATGTTTTCGACCAGCAGCACACCGACGATACGGGCGGATTCAGCTGGCGAGACCTGATCTGGCGGATCAGCCGGAGAGACTTCGGCCCCGGCAAAGGCCCGGCTTACGAACGTGAGCTGCGCGAGCGCGTCCGCGCCGCGGTCGGAAGCGCGTTTCCCATTGCCGTGCTCAACCTCAAAGGCGGGGTGGGCAAGACCGCGGTCGTCGAGGCGCTCGGCTCAACTTTCGCGCAGGTGCGCAACGACCGGGTGGTCGCCGTCGACATCGACGGCGGCGATTTGTCCGACCGGCATGGCCGCCGCAGTCGGCTAAATATGGTGGACCTGCTTATGGACGATTCGGTCACAAGGTATCCGGACGTGCGTGCGCATACCTATATGAACAGCTGCGGGCTGGAAGTGCTCGGCCTGCCCGAATATGCAAAGAGCAATTGGCGAGTGCAGCGCAGCGACGTCGTCAAAGTGTTTTCCATTCTGCGCAAGCATTACTCGGTGGTACTGGTGGACTGCGTCAAGGCGCTCGAGTCCAGCGCGATGGAAGCGGTATTGCCGGAATCGCGGGCCCTGGTGGTCGTTACCAGCTCCTCGATCGACGCGATACGAAAGACCAGAATCACGCTGGAATGGTTGCGTAACAACGGATATCACAAGCTGCTCTCGGCGGCGGTGTTAGCGGTAAACCACACCGAACCGGGCAGGCCGAGCACCTTGGCCGGTAAGGAACTCGAGCAGTTGTCGGCCGACGTGGCGGCCACGGTTGTCCTGCCGTTCGATCGGCACATACATGCGGGCAAGGAAATAGGTCTGGACCGGTTGGGCAAGGAAAGCCGGCGCGCGCACCTGGAGCTGGCGGCCACGTTGGCGGACATGTTTCCAAAGCGGGTGTAGCGCGTCGTCCGGGCTCACGGTCGGCGCGGCGCCTTTCCCGCTCGGCACTAGGATCGAGCCCATGACTGCTGCTGCCCGGGCTTCAGGGGCCGACCTGCTGGACTTCGACGACGTCGTCGCGCGCTTCGATCCGGTCCTCGGACTGGAAGTTCACGTCGAATTGTCCACCGCGACCAAGATGTTCTGCGGCTGCGCCACGGCGTTCGGTGCGGAGCCGAATACCCAGGTGTGCCCGGTGTGTCTGGGGCTGCCCGGTTCGCTGCCCGTGCTCAACCGGGCCGCGGTCGAGTCGGCGATCCGCATCGGCCTGGCGCTGAACTGCGAGATCGTTTCCTGGTGCCGCTTTGCCCGGAAAAACTACTTCTACCCGGACATGCCGAAGAATTACCAGATTTCGCAGTATGACGAGCCGATCGCCATCAACGGTTACCTCGAAGCGCCGCTGGAAGACGGCACCACCTGGCGAGTCGAGATCGAGCGCGCTCACATGGAGGAAGACACCGGCAAGCTGACCCACATCGGCAGCGAGACTGGCCGCATCCACGGGGCGACGACGTCGCTGATCGACTACAACCGTGCCGGCGTGCCGCTGATCGAGATCGTGACCAAACCCATTGAGGGAGCCGGAGAACGTGCGCCGCAGGTCGCCCGCGCCTATGTGACCGCCTTGCGAGACTTGTTGCGGGCGTTGGACGTATCCGACGTGCGAATGGACCAGGGGTCGATGCGCTGCGACGCCAATGTGTCACTAAAGCCCAGGGGCACAACCGAATTCGGTACCCGAACCGAAACCAAAAACGTCAACTCGCTCAAAAGTGTCGAGGTCGCGGTGCGCTACGAGATGCAGCGTCAGGCTGCCATCTTGGTGGCCGGCGGCCAGATCACCCAAGAGACCAGGCACTTCCACGAGGCCGGCTACACCAGCCCCGGCCGCACCAAGGAGACCGCACAGGACTATCGGTATTTCCCCGAGCCCGATCTGGAGCCTGTCGCACCCAGCCGCGAGCTGGTCGAGCAACTGCGTCGAACCATTCCCGAGTTACCGTGGTTGAGCCGCAAGCGAATTCAGCAGGAATGGGGCATTTCCGACGAGGTGATGCGGGATCTGGTGAACGCCGGCGCGGTTGAATTGGTCGCCGAGACCGTCAAGCACGGAGCCTCCAGCAAGGAGGCGCGCTCGTGGTGGGGGAACTTCCTGGTACAGAAGGCCAACGAGGCCGGTGTCGGGCTGGACGAACTGGCCATCACGCCCGCCCAGGTCGCGGCCGTCGTGCGGTTGGTCGAGGACGGCAAGCTGTCCAACAAGCTCGCCCGCGAGGTCGTGGAAGGTGTGCTGGCCGGAGAGGGCGAACCCGGGCAGGTGATGACCGCCCGCGGCTTGGAGCTGGTCCGCGACGACTCGGTGACCCAGGCTGCGGTCGACGAGGCTCTGGCCGCCAATCCCGATGTGGCCGAGAAGATTCGGGGCGGCAAGGTGGCTGCGGCGGGCGCGATCGTCGGCGCGGTGATGAAGGCCACCCGCGGGCAGGCCGACGCGGCCCGGGTGCGCGAGTTGGTGTTGGCGGCCTGCGGGCAGGGTTAGCCCGGCTGCCGGTTCGCCGACTGGTCTCTACGAGTTCGCTACGAAAGGTGTCGAAAGAGGTCGTCGCGATTCATGATGTTGAGGTGATCGATGAATCGTTCGACGACCTGATGACGATGCTGGATTCCCCGGTATTCGTGGTGACAACCCAGGCCGATGGTCACCCTTCGGGTTGTCTGGTCGGCTTCGCCACTCAAACGAGCGTGCAGCCCCCGAGTTTCATGATCGGCATGCCCAGGAGTAACCGCACCGCCGAGGTGGCCGGCCGATCTGACTATGTGGCGGTGCATTTGTTGGCGCAACACCATCGAGCACTGGCCGAACTGTTCGCCACTCAAACGGCGGACGACACCGACAAATTCGCTCGGTGCGCATGGCGCGCCGGCCCGTTTGGGATGCCGATTCTCGACGACGCGGTGGCGTGGTTCGTCGGCAGGACAGTGAGTCGCAGCGATGTCGGAGACCACGTGTGCTACCTGCTGGAGCCGGTGAGCGTCTGGGCTCCCGAGTGCTCCGACGAACTGCTTTACCTCTCCGACATCGACGACCTCGACCCCGGCCACGAGGAACCGACGCGGCGGTTCTACGAACCCACCGAGGTGACCCGCCGATACGGCGTGCGGTTCACCCTTGACGTACCTTGATCAGTTGCTGAGCGGGCATTACCACAGCGGTGTCCTGGCATTTCAGAAATCACATGTGCCACATGAGTCCCTGGTAGGTCGGTGCACAATGTGCCCACCTTCTGCGACACGCTGCGTGGGGTCGGAGTTGTCGCTGATAGCCGGGCACAACCCGTACCCCTACCTGCGGAGGCTCGTGTGGTTGCTGTGACAGGCGTGAGTTTGCGCCGACCGGGCTAGGTCTTGTCGTCGTTGTTGCGTGGGAATCCGCCGCCCTGCGGGAACAACGGAAACACCACATCGTCGAGCTTCTCCGCATCGCCGGCGGTCTTGTTGACCGTTGCACCCCAGACGTTGCCGTCCGGCGACATCCGCAGTGCCCAGGCATGCGCGTGCGTGTCCTTACGGACGACGTCCGGTTCGCCCGTCACCGCGCCGGTCGACGGCGCGAGCCGGACGGCAACCGTCAGCTTGGTATTGATCAGGTTGACCAGCACGGTGCCGTCCATGGCCGCACACCCGGCCACGCCGGGCTTGTCCGGCCAGGTCCACACCGTCGAGACCTCCGACTTCTTGGTGATGCGCTGTAGCCGGTCGGCCCCGGGCGTGCGATCGACGACGTAGAGCGAGCCGTCGACGGGATCGATGCACATGCCGCCACCCGAGCCGATTCCGGTCAGCGCCGTCGTCGGCGGCGCCTGTCCGATGGTCGTGGGTTGTTCGATGCGCAGGACCTTGCCAGCCAACGAATTGGGATCGGCGGCCATCGCCGGGTTGCCCGCATCGCCGGTCATGACAACCAGCGTGGTGGGGCTGGTGAAAATCAGCGCCCCGGTGTTACCGGTAGCTCCTTTGGGAATGCCGGTCAGGATGTCCTTCGGGACGTCGCCGTCTGCTATCCGGATGACGCGGTTGTCGCTAGGCGTGCTGACGTAGGCATACATCAGCCGGTCCTGCGAGTAAGTGGGCGACAGCACGATATCCATCAAGCCGCCGTCACCGGCCGGGTCGACCGGGATGACCATCTTCACCTTGGGCTCGGCGCTGATCGAGATTTCCTTGACCGCGCCGGTGATCCGCTCGGCGACCAGGGCGGTTTTGCTGTCGATACCCATGATCAGGCCGCTGGTGCTCTCCAGGCAGCCCTGCATGACGCCCGGTGCCGGACATGCCTTCGGGAATGGCGTGGGAGGCAGCGGCGGTGGCGGGGGAGGCGTCGAGCTGGGCTGCGGCCGAAGTTCGGGATTCGTGGTGAAAGGCTGCGATTGGGCATCGTTGAACCGCGCGCAGCCGCTCGCGACCAGCATCACCGCACACAACGCGGTGAGCGCGCACCGAACCGACCGCCGTATCCGCATGACCGACAGGCTACGGACTTTGGCTGCGCCACCGCCACCTGCCACCGCCACCCGCCACCGCCGCATCGCAGGCTCGATCACCCGTGGGTGGTCTCTCGAAGCCCGATTTGGGGCCTCCGGCGGGGCGCGCGGCGCACGAAGTGCCGACTCAACAGGTGAAAGCGCCGCTCAAATCCCAAATTCACGACTAAATGCCCTTACCCTGGCACGAGTGACCAGTTCGAATGATTCACATTGGCAGCGGCCGGACGGTTCCCCGGGGCCAACCGCGGGACGCCCCGTTTCGGCAAGCCTGGTCGACCCCGAAGACGATTTGAGCCCCGGCAGCTACTCTGGCGACTTCGGAAATACCGGTACCACCACCGTCATCCCGCCCTATGACCCCGCCAATTCCGGTGTCGTCAACTCGGGATACCACCTGATAGAGGCGCAGGAGCCACTTCCATACGCCCAGCCGCAGCCGTCGGTGCGGCCGATGCAGTCAGCACCCGCGATCGACATCGACGAGGACGACGAGCGAGTCCGCGCCGCCGGCCGGCGCGGGACGCAGCATCTGGGTCTGCTGGTGTTGCGCGTCGGGCTGGGCGCGGTCCTGATAGCCCACGGATTGCAGAAGCTGTTCGGCTGGTGGGGTGGCTCCGGGGTGACCGGATTCAAGAACTCACTGTCCGACGTCGGCTATCAGCACGCCGACATCCTCGCCTATGTGGGTGCCGGCGGCGAGATCGTCTCCGGAGTGCTGTTGGTGCTGGGCCTGTTCACCCCACTGGCGGCGGCGGGAGCACTGGCCTTCCTGATCAATGGTTTGCTCGCAATGGTCTCGGCCCGGTCGCATTCGCACTTCACCTACTTCCTGCCGGACGGGAACGAATACCAGATCTCTCTGGTGGTAATGGCTGTTGCCGTCATCTTGAGCGGCCCCGGCCGCTACGGCCTCGACGCGGGCCGCGGTTGGTCCCAACGGCCTTTCATCGGGTCATTTGTGGCGTTGCTGGCCGGCATCGCCGCCGGGATCGCCGTGTGGGTGTTCCTCAACGGCGTCAACCCGCTGGCCTGAACGTCCTCACCGGTAGGGGTTGGGAACCCGCCCCGCACTGGCCTCGGTCAATTGCGGCAGGGTCGAGAACGTGACCGCGGGCAATCGCAGCTCGGTACCGTCCTTGAGGCGGGCGCGCGCCCAGGACCCCCGGTGGAATCGCAGGCCGTCGATGTCGTTCCAGGGCACCGTCCGGCTACCCAGCAGGGTCCGCACCGTCACCCCTTGGTCGTCGGCGACCGTGCGCAGCCGGATGATCAACGCCGACAACAGCACCGGGATGAGCAGTAGCGGCGCACTCGGCGGCCACGCCAGTACGGGTATGAGCAGTCCCAGGGTCGCAAATCCCACGGCCAGGTGTGCGATCGGTGACACCCTGATCACCACCGGTGAGCCAGTAACCACCCTCATATCATTCCACCGTGCGCGTGCCAGGCCGCGGCCGCGCGGTACCACCCACACCCGCGGCCGTGTGACCACCCCGGATTTGACGGTTGAGCTGTACGAAGGCTACCGTCAGACGCTATGGATACCGCCGGAGAGCCCGGAATGCTCCCCACAATGCTTGTAGTACTTGGTCGGCGCGTTGGTGCCTGACTAGGTCGATCGAGCACCAACGCGCAACCCTCGTGCAGCAGCTTGAGCTGGCGGGGGTTTTTTGTTGCCCACCAACGAGACCGCCACCGCAATAAAGGATTAACAGGACAGTGAGCGCACCAGCGAAGCCCCACCCACCGACATCGCAAGGCGGGGAAAACGGCGCCAAACCGTCGGTGCCCCAACCCAGACATGTTGCACCGCAGCAACTTACCGGGGCCCAGGCGGTCATCCGGTCCCTGGAAGAGCTCGACGTCGACATCATCTTCGGGATTCCGGGCGGTGCTGTATTGCCGGTGTACGACCCGCTGTTCGACTCGCAGAAGCTGCGCCACGTGCTGGTGCGCCACGAGCAGGGCGCCGGCCACGCCGCCAGTGGCTACGCGCACGCTACCGGCCGGGTGGGGGTGTGCATGGCGACGTCGGGCCCGGGTGCGACCAACCTGGTGACGCCGCTGGCCGACGCGCAGATGGACTCGATACCGGTGGTCGCCATCACCGGTCAGGTCGGCCGCGGGCTGATCGGCACCGACGCCTTCCAGGAGGCCGACATCTCCGGTATCACGATGCCGATCACCAAGCACAACTTCCTGGTCCGCACCGGCGATGAAATTCCCCGGGTGATCGCCGAGGCGTTCCACATCGCGGCATCTGGTCGTCCCGGAGCCGTGCTCGTTGATATCCCCAAGGACGTGCTGCAGGGCCAGTGCACGTTCAGCTGGCCGCCGCGGATGGATCTGCCCGGCTACAAGCCCAACACCAAACCGCACAACCGTCAGATCCGCGCGGCCGCCAAGCTGATCGCCGCCGCGCGCAAGCCGGTGCTCTACGTGGGCGGCGGCGTCATCCGCGGCGAGGCGACCGAGCAGCTCCGGGAACTGGCCGAACTGACCGGCATCCCGGTGGTCACCACACTGATGGCTCGCGGAGCGTTTCCGGACAGCCATCGGCAGAACCTGGGCATGCCCGGCATGCACGGCACGGTGGCCGCCGTGGCAGCGCTGCAGCGTAGTGACCTGCTGGTCGCGCTGGGCACCCGTTTCGACGACCGGGTCACCGGAAAGCTCGACTCCTTCGCCCCGGAAGCCAAGGTCATCCACGCCGACATCGACCCGGCCGAGATCGGCAAGAACCGGCACGCCGATGTCCCCATCGTGGCCTGCGTCAAGGCCGTCATTTCCGAGCTCATCGCGATGCTGCGCCACTACGACATTCCGGGGACCCTCGAGCTCAGCGATTGGTGGGCGTATCTCGACGGCGTTCGAAAGACCTATCCGCTGAGCTACGGTCCGCAAAGCGACGGCAGCCTGAGTCCGGAATACGTGATCGAGAAGCTGGGCGAGATTGCCGGCCCGGACGCCGTCTATGTCGCCGGCGTCGGCCAGCACCAGATGTGGGCGGCGCAGTTCATCAAGTACGAAAAGCCGCGGACTTGGCTGAACTCCGGCGGGCTGGGCACCATGGGGTTTGCCATCCCGGCGGCCATGGGAGCCAAGATCGCGTTGCCAGACACCGAGGTGTGGGCGATCGACGGCGACGGCTGTTTCCAGATGACCAACCAGGAACTGGCCACCTGCGCCATCGAGGGCATACCGATCAAGGTGGCGTTGATCAACAACGGCAACTTGGGCATGGTGCGCCAATGGCAGAGCCTGTTCTACGAGGAGCGCTACTCCCAGACCGACCTGGCCACCCACTCGCACCGAATCCCCGACTTCGTCAAGCTGGCCGAGGCGTTGGGTTGCGTCGGATTGCGTTGCGAGCGTGCGGAAGACGTTGTCGACGTGATCAACCAGGCTCGGGCGATCAACGACTGCCCGGTGGTGATCGACTTCATCGTCGGCGCCGACGCGCAGGTGTGGCCGATGGTGGCGGCCGGCACCAGCAACGACGAGATTCAGGCCGCCCGCGGCATCCGTCCCCTGTTCGACGACGAAAGTGAAGGGCACGCCTGATGGTGAACGGGTCGCCTAAGACGCACACGCTGTCGGTCCTGGTCGAAGACAAACCCGGCGTGCTGGCGCGCGTCGCGGCGCTGTTCTCCCGGCGCGGTTTCAACATCGAATCGTTGGCGGTGGGCGCGACCGAGCAGAAGGACATGTCGCGGATGACCATCGTGGTTGCCTGCGAGGAGACCCCACTCGAACAGGTCACCAAGCAGCTGAACAAACTGATCAACGTCATCAAGATCATCGAACAGGACGAGGATCATTCGGTGTCCCGGGAATTGGCGCTGATCAAGGTCCGCGCCGACGCCGGTACCCGTAGCCAAGTGATCGAAGCGGTAAACCTCTTCCGCGCCAACGTGATTGACGTATCTCCGGAATCATTGACCGTAGAGGCCACCGGCAACCGCGGCAAGCTCGAGGCGCTGCTGCGAGTATTGGAGCCGTTCGGTATCCGCGAAATCGCCCAATCCGGAATGGTGTCGTTGGCCCGCGGCCCGCGGTGTATCGGCACTGTCAAATAACTAACAAGGAGAAACGCAACAGTGGCATTAGAGATGTTCTACGACGACGACGCAGACCTGTCGATCATCCAGGGCCGCAAGGTCGGCGTCATCGGCTACGGCAGCCAAGGCCACGCCCACTCGCTGAGCCTGCGCGACTCCGGCGTGCAGGTGCGCGTCGGGCTGAAGGAGGGCTCCAAGTCGCGGGCCAAGGTGGCGGAGCAGGGCTTGGACGTCGGCACGCCGGCCGACGTCGCCAAGTGGGCCGACGTGATCATGCTGCTGGCTCCCGATACCGCTCAGGCCGAGATATTCGCATCCGATATCGCGCCCAACTTGAAGTCCGGTGACGCATTGTTTTTCGGTCACGGCCTCAACATCCACTTCAACCTGATCAAGCCGCCCGCCGACGTCACCGTGGCTATGGTCGCGCCGAAGGGGCCCGGTCACCTGGTGCGCCGCCAGTTTGTGGACGGCAAGGGTGTGCCCTGCCTGATCGCCGTCGACCAGGACCC
The nucleotide sequence above comes from Mycobacterium pseudokansasii. Encoded proteins:
- a CDS encoding flavin reductase family protein, which translates into the protein MSKEVVAIHDVEVIDESFDDLMTMLDSPVFVVTTQADGHPSGCLVGFATQTSVQPPSFMIGMPRSNRTAEVAGRSDYVAVHLLAQHHRALAELFATQTADDTDKFARCAWRAGPFGMPILDDAVAWFVGRTVSRSDVGDHVCYLLEPVSVWAPECSDELLYLSDIDDLDPGHEEPTRRFYEPTEVTRRYGVRFTLDVP
- the gatB gene encoding Asp-tRNA(Asn)/Glu-tRNA(Gln) amidotransferase subunit GatB; this translates as MTAAARASGADLLDFDDVVARFDPVLGLEVHVELSTATKMFCGCATAFGAEPNTQVCPVCLGLPGSLPVLNRAAVESAIRIGLALNCEIVSWCRFARKNYFYPDMPKNYQISQYDEPIAINGYLEAPLEDGTTWRVEIERAHMEEDTGKLTHIGSETGRIHGATTSLIDYNRAGVPLIEIVTKPIEGAGERAPQVARAYVTALRDLLRALDVSDVRMDQGSMRCDANVSLKPRGTTEFGTRTETKNVNSLKSVEVAVRYEMQRQAAILVAGGQITQETRHFHEAGYTSPGRTKETAQDYRYFPEPDLEPVAPSRELVEQLRRTIPELPWLSRKRIQQEWGISDEVMRDLVNAGAVELVAETVKHGASSKEARSWWGNFLVQKANEAGVGLDELAITPAQVAAVVRLVEDGKLSNKLAREVVEGVLAGEGEPGQVMTARGLELVRDDSVTQAAVDEALAANPDVAEKIRGGKVAAAGAIVGAVMKATRGQADAARVRELVLAACGQG
- a CDS encoding MinD/ParA family ATP-binding protein; the protein is MALDVFDQQHTDDTGGFSWRDLIWRISRRDFGPGKGPAYERELRERVRAAVGSAFPIAVLNLKGGVGKTAVVEALGSTFAQVRNDRVVAVDIDGGDLSDRHGRRSRLNMVDLLMDDSVTRYPDVRAHTYMNSCGLEVLGLPEYAKSNWRVQRSDVVKVFSILRKHYSVVLVDCVKALESSAMEAVLPESRALVVVTSSSIDAIRKTRITLEWLRNNGYHKLLSAAVLAVNHTEPGRPSTLAGKELEQLSADVAATVVLPFDRHIHAGKEIGLDRLGKESRRAHLELAATLADMFPKRV
- a CDS encoding PQQ-dependent sugar dehydrogenase — its product is MRIRRSVRCALTALCAVMLVASGCARFNDAQSQPFTTNPELRPQPSSTPPPPPPLPPTPFPKACPAPGVMQGCLESTSGLIMGIDSKTALVAERITGAVKEISISAEPKVKMVIPVDPAGDGGLMDIVLSPTYSQDRLMYAYVSTPSDNRVIRIADGDVPKDILTGIPKGATGNTGALIFTSPTTLVVMTGDAGNPAMAADPNSLAGKVLRIEQPTTIGQAPPTTALTGIGSGGGMCIDPVDGSLYVVDRTPGADRLQRITKKSEVSTVWTWPDKPGVAGCAAMDGTVLVNLINTKLTVAVRLAPSTGAVTGEPDVVRKDTHAHAWALRMSPDGNVWGATVNKTAGDAEKLDDVVFPLFPQGGGFPRNNDDKT
- the gatA gene encoding Asp-tRNA(Asn)/Glu-tRNA(Gln) amidotransferase subunit GatA encodes the protein MSDIIRSDAAALGAMIAAKELSSTQLTQACLDQIAATDDRYHAFLHVAADQALSAAAAVDQALAAGEQLPSPLAGVPLALKDVFTTIDMPTTCGSKILQGWRSPYDATVTARLREAGIPILGKTNMDEFAMGSSTENSAYGPTRNPWNVERVPGGSGGGSAAALAAFQAPLAIGSDTGGSIRQPAALTATVGVKPTYGTVSRYGLVACASSLDQGGPCARTVLDTALLHQVIAGHDPRDSTSVDAAVPDVVAAARAGASGDLRGVRIGVVKQLRGEGYQPGVLASFQAAVEQLTSLGAEVSEVDCPHFDHALAAYYLILPSEVSSNLARFDAMRYGLRVGDDGTHSAEEVMAMTRAAGFGPEVKRRIMIGTYALSAGYYDAYYNQAQKVRTLIARDLDEAYRSVDVLVSPATPTTAFPLGEKVDDPLAMYLFDLCTLPLNLAGQCGMSVPSGLSPDDGLPVGLQIMAPALADDRLYRVGAAYEAARGPLPSAI
- a CDS encoding ATP-dependent 6-phosphofructokinase; amino-acid sequence: MRIGLLTGGGDCPGLNAVIRAVVRTCDARYGSSVVGFQDGWRGLLENRRMQLRNDDRNDRLLAKGGTMLGTARVHPDKLRAGLNQIMQTLDDNGIDVLIPIGGEGTLTAAHWLSEENVPVVGVPKTIDNDIDCTDVTFGHDTALTVATEAIDRLHSTAESHQRVMLVEVMGRHAGWIALNSGLASGAHMTLIPEQPFDVEEVCRLVKQRFQRGDSHFICVVAEGAKPVAGSIQLREGGIDEFGHERFTGVAAQLGAEVEKRINKDVRVTVLGHVQRGGTPTAYDRVLATRFGVNAADAAHAGEYGQMVSLRGQDIGRVALADAVRQLKLVPQSRYDDAAAFFG
- a CDS encoding PH domain-containing protein, with the protein product MRVVTGSPVVIRVSPIAHLAVGFATLGLLIPVLAWPPSAPLLLIPVLLSALIIRLRTVADDQGVTVRTLLGSRTVPWNDIDGLRFHRGSWARARLKDGTELRLPAVTFSTLPQLTEASAGRVPNPYR
- a CDS encoding DoxX family protein, which produces MTSSNDSHWQRPDGSPGPTAGRPVSASLVDPEDDLSPGSYSGDFGNTGTTTVIPPYDPANSGVVNSGYHLIEAQEPLPYAQPQPSVRPMQSAPAIDIDEDDERVRAAGRRGTQHLGLLVLRVGLGAVLIAHGLQKLFGWWGGSGVTGFKNSLSDVGYQHADILAYVGAGGEIVSGVLLVLGLFTPLAAAGALAFLINGLLAMVSARSHSHFTYFLPDGNEYQISLVVMAVAVILSGPGRYGLDAGRGWSQRPFIGSFVALLAGIAAGIAVWVFLNGVNPLA
- the gatC gene encoding Asp-tRNA(Asn)/Glu-tRNA(Gln) amidotransferase subunit GatC, which gives rise to MSQISRDEVAHLARLARLALTDHELDHFAGQLDAILAHVSQIQAVDVTGVQATDNPLKDVNVTRPDEIAPCLTQEQALAAAPEAVDGRFAVPQILGDTE